A stretch of Desulfobacterales bacterium DNA encodes these proteins:
- a CDS encoding SprT family zinc-dependent metalloprotease: MKTEKQEQVLQFGERQILYYLYRTNRKRVRIVVSPELTVDVFAPKAVDDEQVRMTVQKKALWITWALDRMKSFHPLPAPKQYISGEPLLYLGRQYQLKVEETVAKPAKLLGPFLWVRVSDRSDTRSIKRAVDRWYRKRAFETFGRYLQKCYAMVVRYDIPEPTMAVRVMRRRWGSCTDSGRITLNVNLVQVPRHCIEYVILHELCHLKHLNHSRSFYEFLSCCMPDWRSRKEMLDRFLLE; the protein is encoded by the coding sequence ATGAAGACTGAGAAGCAGGAGCAGGTGTTACAGTTTGGTGAACGACAGATCCTTTATTACCTTTATCGTACCAACCGAAAACGTGTACGCATCGTAGTGTCTCCGGAGCTGACCGTGGATGTATTCGCTCCGAAAGCCGTTGACGATGAACAGGTTCGCATGACTGTTCAGAAAAAAGCATTGTGGATCACATGGGCGCTTGACCGGATGAAATCTTTTCATCCCTTGCCGGCTCCCAAACAGTACATCAGCGGGGAGCCCCTGTTGTACCTCGGGCGTCAGTATCAGTTGAAGGTGGAAGAAACCGTGGCGAAACCGGCAAAATTGCTGGGCCCGTTTCTCTGGGTTCGGGTGTCTGACAGATCCGATACCCGGAGCATCAAGCGGGCGGTTGACCGGTGGTACCGGAAACGGGCATTTGAGACGTTTGGCCGCTACCTGCAAAAATGTTACGCCATGGTCGTACGATATGATATCCCGGAACCCACAATGGCGGTTCGTGTCATGCGCAGACGGTGGGGAAGCTGCACAGACTCGGGCCGGATCACACTCAATGTCAATCTGGTTCAGGTTCCCCGGCATTGCATCGAATACGTTATCCTGCATGAACTTTGTCATTTGAAACACCTCAATCATTCCCGGTCATTTTATGAATTTCTTTCCTGCTGCATGCCGGACTGGCGCAGTCGGAAGGAAATGCTGGACCGTTTCCTGCTGGAGTGA
- a CDS encoding DEAD/DEAH box helicase has product MKFNEFNFHPDVAAGVAGAGFVTPTPIQVQAIPKVMQGCDVMGLAQTGTGKTAVFALPILNRLMQGGRGCVRALVIAPTRELAEQIHQAIESLGRHTGLRSVAIYGGVSINPQIKKLKQGVEIVVACPGRFLDHIGRGTVNLGRLEMLVLDEADQMFDMGFLPDIRRILGHLPRNRQTLLFSATMPDQIRGLAKDILRNPVTVQVGTTAPATTVSHALYPVAPHLKSALLLKLLHQGDTGSVLVFTRTKHRAKRLGEQLVRSGYRSTSLQGNLSQGRRQAALDGFRDGTYQVLVATDIAARGIDVSRISRVINYDMPATPDAYIHRIGRTGRADCSGDAFTLITDDDIQMAQAIDRILGSRTERRILADFDYDVREPLKSETHARPSKRPVPARKPFGMKEGGNKQDAPSFGRRRPQPGHGLSRAASAPSAGRYNPARRVR; this is encoded by the coding sequence ATGAAGTTTAACGAATTTAATTTTCATCCCGATGTCGCAGCTGGTGTTGCAGGGGCTGGATTTGTCACCCCGACTCCGATTCAGGTACAGGCGATCCCCAAGGTTATGCAGGGGTGCGATGTCATGGGATTGGCCCAGACCGGCACTGGTAAGACGGCCGTTTTTGCGCTGCCGATTCTGAACCGGCTCATGCAGGGAGGGCGAGGTTGCGTCCGTGCGTTGGTCATTGCTCCTACCCGTGAACTGGCCGAGCAGATCCATCAGGCGATCGAAAGCCTCGGTCGTCATACCGGACTGCGCAGTGTCGCCATTTATGGCGGCGTGAGTATTAATCCGCAGATAAAGAAACTAAAGCAGGGCGTCGAGATCGTTGTTGCCTGCCCGGGTCGTTTTCTTGATCATATCGGCAGGGGGACTGTCAATCTTGGCCGGCTGGAGATGTTGGTCCTTGATGAGGCGGATCAGATGTTTGATATGGGCTTTTTACCCGATATCCGCCGGATTCTGGGACATCTCCCGCGTAATCGGCAGACCCTGCTGTTTTCGGCTACCATGCCGGATCAAATCCGTGGGTTGGCAAAAGATATCCTGCGTAACCCCGTCACCGTTCAGGTGGGGACCACGGCACCGGCGACAACCGTCAGCCACGCGCTCTATCCGGTAGCCCCGCATTTGAAAAGCGCACTGCTGTTGAAACTGTTGCACCAGGGGGATACCGGTTCGGTTCTTGTTTTTACCCGCACCAAGCATCGCGCCAAACGTCTGGGAGAACAACTGGTCAGGTCCGGTTACCGGTCGACATCTCTGCAGGGGAATCTTTCCCAGGGGCGTCGTCAGGCCGCGCTGGACGGATTCCGTGACGGTACATATCAGGTGCTGGTGGCGACCGATATCGCCGCCCGCGGCATTGATGTTTCCCGGATATCCCGGGTCATCAATTATGATATGCCGGCCACACCCGATGCCTACATTCACCGCATCGGCCGCACCGGACGCGCCGACTGCAGCGGCGATGCGTTTACCCTTATCACTGACGACGATATCCAGATGGCGCAAGCCATCGATCGGATTCTCGGTTCCCGGACCGAGCGCCGCATCCTGGCAGATTTTGACTACGATGTCCGGGAGCCTTTGAAAAGTGAGACTCACGCTCGTCCCTCGAAGCGGCCAGTACCGGCTCGCAAGCCTTTCGGCATGAAGGAGGGCGGAAACAAACAGGATGCGCCTTCTTTCGGACGAAGACGGCCGCAACCCGGTCATGGGCTCAGTCGCGCTGCCAGTGCGCCGTCGGCGGGGCGTTATAACCCTGCACGCCGCGTCCGCTGA
- a CDS encoding DUF167 domain-containing protein, whose amino-acid sequence MPSLQKKNNELTFKVFVQPRSSKNQVAGCYGDALKIKLTAPPVDGEANKMCINYLAKFFSVPKSAVEIVSGQTGRSKLIRITAESPVLEKLEEKIKSFSI is encoded by the coding sequence ATGCCGTCATTACAGAAAAAAAATAATGAATTGACCTTCAAGGTATTTGTCCAGCCGCGGTCGTCTAAAAATCAGGTGGCCGGCTGTTACGGGGATGCACTGAAAATCAAGCTGACGGCCCCGCCGGTCGATGGCGAAGCCAATAAAATGTGCATCAATTACCTTGCGAAATTTTTTTCGGTACCCAAATCCGCTGTTGAAATTGTCTCGGGTCAAACCGGCCGCAGTAAATTGATCAGGATTACCGCAGAAAGCCCGGTCCTGGAAAAACTGGAGGAAAAAATAAAATCTTTCTCAATCTGA
- a CDS encoding thioesterase family protein, producing MDNSYTTKIRVIYGDTDMMGVAYHANYLRWFEVGRTDLFRSLGMSYKEIEERGYMLPVSEAYCKFITPARYDDVLLIEASIDCQVKGGMKCDYRIYREDGRKLLARGYTRHAYIDRNGKVVRPPAFIRGLIETYLQAQNEQPD from the coding sequence ATGGATAATTCCTACACGACGAAAATCCGGGTGATCTATGGTGATACTGACATGATGGGAGTTGCCTATCATGCCAATTACCTGCGATGGTTCGAAGTCGGGCGGACCGATCTGTTCAGGTCCCTGGGGATGTCCTATAAGGAAATCGAAGAGAGGGGATATATGCTTCCGGTTTCCGAGGCATACTGTAAATTTATTACCCCGGCGCGCTATGATGACGTGCTGCTGATCGAGGCCTCAATCGATTGCCAGGTCAAGGGGGGGATGAAGTGCGATTACCGGATTTACCGGGAGGACGGTCGGAAGTTGCTGGCCAGGGGTTACACCCGGCATGCATATATTGACCGGAACGGCAAAGTGGTCAGGCCGCCGGCGTTTATCAGGGGTCTGATTGAAACGTATCTTCAGGCGCAAAATGAGCAGCCCGATTGA
- the thrH gene encoding bifunctional phosphoserine phosphatase/homoserine phosphotransferase ThrH: MHIVCSDLEGVFVPEIWINVAEKTGIEELRLTTRDIADYDVLMKKRLGILKEKGLKIHDIQEVIAGMDPMEGAAEFLDWVRSQTQIIIVSDTFVQFGGPLMKKLGWPTLFCNSLVIDSDGTITDYRMRQQNGKQKTVQALKTLNYNIIASGDSYNDINMLKEADTGILFRPPQNIIDEYPELPVTQNYGELKAIMEKVLLNG, encoded by the coding sequence ATGCATATAGTCTGTTCTGATCTTGAAGGGGTATTTGTTCCGGAAATCTGGATAAACGTTGCCGAAAAAACCGGTATTGAAGAACTGCGGCTTACCACGCGCGATATCGCGGATTATGATGTGCTCATGAAAAAACGTCTGGGTATTCTCAAGGAAAAGGGGCTGAAGATCCATGATATCCAGGAAGTCATCGCCGGCATGGACCCAATGGAAGGGGCTGCCGAATTTTTGGACTGGGTCCGGTCCCAGACTCAGATCATCATCGTATCCGATACCTTTGTACAGTTTGGTGGCCCGTTAATGAAAAAACTCGGATGGCCCACCCTGTTCTGCAATTCTCTGGTCATTGATTCGGACGGCACCATCACCGATTACCGGATGCGTCAGCAAAACGGCAAACAAAAGACGGTGCAGGCGTTAAAAACCCTCAATTACAACATCATCGCAAGCGGTGACTCATATAATGATATCAATATGCTCAAGGAAGCCGACACAGGCATTTTGTTCCGGCCTCCCCAAAACATTATCGATGAGTATCCGGAATTGCCGGTCACCCAAAACTATGGCGAACTGAAAGCAATCATGGAAAAGGTTCTTTTAAATGGATAA
- a CDS encoding homoserine dehydrogenase: MKTIQVGLLGCGTVGTGVARLLIEKKALLSARVGADIHLKHIADIDVIRDRGIRFDDGVLIADAYRVVNDPEIDIIIELIGGLGLARDLILKAIENGKHVVTANKALLAQHGNTIFRLAKDKGVDLAYEASVGGCMPIIKTLRESLVANSITAMTGILNGTCNYILSKITDEGCSFDTALALAQSNGFAEADPTLDIEGYDTAHKLAILTSLAYGAELNLKDIYIEGISKITPKDIEYAGQFGYTIKLLAISKYRGDAVEARVHPTMIPSDNIISNVKGSLNAIMVSADAVGDILLYGHGAGMMPTASAVVGDVVDIARNLICGCTERLPLLSYQLEHIKKIPVLSIEEISTQYYFRFSAVDRPNVLSKIAGILGSHGISIKSVHQKGRNASGSVPIVMLSHHAKEADVKNALYEISLLDIVQDTPVLIRIEDENAQA; encoded by the coding sequence ATGAAAACGATACAAGTAGGACTACTGGGCTGTGGTACGGTGGGTACCGGCGTTGCGCGACTTCTGATTGAGAAAAAAGCATTGCTCAGCGCCCGTGTGGGGGCAGATATTCACCTGAAGCATATTGCCGACATCGATGTCATCAGAGACCGGGGCATCCGCTTTGACGACGGGGTTTTGATTGCCGATGCCTACCGGGTGGTCAACGATCCTGAAATCGATATCATCATTGAATTGATCGGCGGGCTGGGTCTTGCCAGAGATCTTATTCTAAAAGCCATAGAAAACGGCAAGCATGTGGTGACAGCCAATAAAGCACTGCTTGCCCAACACGGCAACACGATTTTCAGACTGGCCAAAGACAAAGGGGTTGACCTTGCCTATGAAGCCAGTGTCGGCGGTTGCATGCCGATTATTAAAACCCTCAGGGAGTCTCTGGTAGCCAATTCCATCACCGCCATGACCGGTATTCTCAACGGAACCTGCAACTATATTCTTTCAAAAATTACCGATGAGGGGTGCAGTTTTGATACGGCCCTGGCTTTGGCCCAGTCCAACGGATTTGCCGAGGCCGATCCCACCCTGGATATCGAAGGATATGATACGGCCCATAAACTGGCCATTTTAACTTCTCTGGCATACGGGGCGGAACTCAACCTGAAAGATATCTACATCGAAGGGATTTCGAAAATCACCCCGAAAGATATTGAATATGCCGGCCAGTTCGGATACACGATCAAACTTCTGGCGATCAGCAAATACAGGGGCGATGCGGTTGAAGCCCGTGTCCATCCGACAATGATTCCCAGCGACAACATCATTTCCAATGTAAAGGGCTCCCTGAATGCCATCATGGTTTCCGCAGATGCCGTGGGGGATATACTGCTGTATGGTCATGGAGCCGGTATGATGCCGACGGCAAGCGCGGTTGTCGGCGATGTGGTAGATATCGCGAGAAACCTGATTTGCGGCTGCACCGAAAGGCTGCCGCTGCTGTCTTATCAACTGGAACACATTAAAAAAATTCCGGTCCTTTCCATCGAGGAAATTTCAACTCAGTATTATTTTCGTTTTTCAGCGGTGGACCGTCCGAATGTGTTATCCAAGATCGCCGGCATTCTGGGCAGTCACGGGATCAGTATCAAATCGGTCCACCAGAAAGGAAGAAACGCCAGCGGATCGGTTCCCATTGTGATGCTGTCGCATCATGCGAAGGAAGCCGATGTCAAAAATGCCTTGTATGAAATTTCCCTGCTTGATATCGTACAGGATACACCGGTGCTGATACGGATTGAAGATGAAAACGCTCAGGCGTAA
- the purM gene encoding phosphoribosylformylglycinamidine cyclo-ligase, giving the protein MTKPLTYADAGVDIDTANNLVNKIKEIAQRTPRAGVMGEIGGFGGLFSLNTADMEKPVLVSSTDGVGTKLKIAFMMDKHDTVGIDLVAMSVNDILVQGAKPLFFLDYLATGKLRPEIIASIIEGVGEGCRQAMCSLIGGETAEMPGFYSNEEYDLAGFAVGIVDNSKIVDGSEIHVGNKLIGIASSGLHSNGYSLVRKICFDVLKLRIDQYIPELGKTIGEELLTPTKIYTETIQHLLRDMSVLGLAHITGGGIPDNILRIIPKACKVVIQRNSWEIPPIFNFLREAGNVSEPEMMRTFNNGIGMIAVVPDNQVQDILSRLNALNEKAYVIGEIREQKESESRIEWI; this is encoded by the coding sequence ATGACAAAACCTTTAACGTATGCAGATGCGGGTGTTGATATTGATACGGCGAACAACCTTGTCAATAAAATCAAGGAAATCGCCCAACGAACACCCAGAGCCGGCGTGATGGGAGAAATCGGCGGTTTCGGCGGCCTGTTTTCACTCAATACGGCAGATATGGAGAAACCGGTGCTGGTCAGTTCCACTGACGGCGTCGGCACCAAACTGAAAATTGCGTTTATGATGGATAAACATGACACGGTTGGAATCGATCTGGTGGCCATGTCTGTCAATGATATCCTCGTCCAGGGAGCAAAGCCTCTGTTTTTTCTCGATTATCTGGCTACCGGAAAGCTCAGGCCCGAAATCATAGCCTCCATTATTGAAGGGGTCGGAGAGGGCTGCCGCCAGGCAATGTGTTCCCTGATCGGCGGTGAAACCGCTGAAATGCCCGGGTTTTACAGCAACGAGGAATATGACCTGGCCGGATTTGCGGTCGGAATCGTTGATAACAGCAAAATCGTAGATGGATCGGAGATTCATGTCGGCAACAAATTAATCGGCATTGCCTCCAGCGGTCTTCACAGCAATGGGTATTCCCTGGTTCGAAAGATCTGTTTTGATGTTCTCAAGCTCAGGATCGATCAATATATCCCCGAACTGGGAAAAACCATCGGGGAGGAACTGCTGACCCCCACGAAAATATATACCGAAACTATTCAGCATTTATTAAGAGACATGTCGGTGCTGGGCCTGGCCCATATTACCGGTGGCGGAATCCCGGACAATATTCTGCGAATCATCCCCAAGGCCTGCAAGGTGGTCATCCAGCGAAACAGCTGGGAAATTCCGCCCATTTTCAATTTCCTTCGCGAGGCTGGCAACGTATCCGAGCCTGAAATGATGCGGACCTTCAACAATGGTATCGGGATGATTGCCGTAGTCCCCGACAATCAGGTCCAGGATATCCTGTCAAGGCTGAATGCGCTGAATGAAAAAGCGTACGTCATCGGAGAAATCAGAGAACAGAAGGAATCCGAAAGCCGCATTGAGTGGATCTAA
- a CDS encoding glycosyl transferase, whose protein sequence is METPMLLKYILPFISFLLCIALTPAIRRIASKNGWMAYPVKERWHKKPTALMGGIAIYTGIIIPMIWISDFTTVWAHIVRSGDLSQTPSLGAVLSIGITLLFILGLIDDVITIKPHTKLVGQILVASIVTFLGFRLHWFTSLTLDTMVTIVWIAGITNALNLIDNMDGLCAGVGIIASVYLAILFGTGQQDACLAALILAGALAGFLIYNFNPASIFMGDSGSLIIGFTLSILALYYDQNTAANRVSLYVVPIMVLMVPIMDTTMVTFIRTLSGRRASQGGKDHTSHRLVLMGFTEKGAVAFLYVIGLVSGLAAVFVGHTDTLTSPVVIIPLAVSLLFIGIYMAQLRIYPEKEFSLLRNHAYTPILLELTYKKQILLVLLDFCLIAFSYYLAYRIRFSGDAFAFYFKSFLRSLPAVIACKIVIFFIIGIYRGIWRYMSVNDVLVYIRASFLASLLSISAVTFIYRFEDFSKGIFFIDWLLSTALLLGTRGSFRLFIDTIRRKTLAGDSIIIYGAGLGGEILLREILNNKNLHLKPIGFIDDDILKSGKKIQGFPILGQYGDLDALCLKYPVSGILVSFRDPEPGQYARLTQFCEDNGLFLKRFSVCIDPVDLQRKQTAA, encoded by the coding sequence ATGGAAACTCCTATGCTATTGAAATATATTCTTCCGTTCATATCTTTTTTATTGTGTATTGCGCTTACTCCGGCCATCCGGCGGATCGCTTCCAAAAACGGCTGGATGGCCTATCCGGTCAAAGAACGCTGGCACAAGAAGCCCACGGCCCTTATGGGAGGAATCGCGATATATACCGGCATCATCATCCCGATGATATGGATTTCCGATTTCACCACGGTCTGGGCGCACATTGTCCGCAGTGGCGACCTGTCACAAACCCCTTCTCTGGGGGCGGTATTATCGATCGGCATTACCCTGCTGTTTATTCTGGGGCTGATCGATGATGTTATCACCATCAAACCCCACACCAAACTGGTCGGGCAGATTCTGGTGGCGTCGATCGTCACCTTTCTGGGATTCCGGTTGCACTGGTTTACGTCCCTGACGCTGGATACGATGGTCACCATTGTGTGGATTGCCGGTATTACCAACGCATTGAACCTGATCGACAACATGGACGGGCTGTGTGCCGGCGTCGGAATCATCGCATCCGTCTACCTGGCCATACTGTTTGGCACCGGCCAGCAGGATGCCTGTCTGGCAGCACTGATACTGGCTGGCGCGCTGGCAGGATTTCTGATCTACAATTTCAATCCCGCCTCGATTTTCATGGGGGACAGCGGCAGTCTGATTATCGGCTTTACACTGTCCATCCTGGCCCTCTATTACGATCAGAACACGGCAGCCAACCGGGTATCCCTTTATGTCGTTCCGATCATGGTTCTCATGGTGCCGATCATGGATACGACCATGGTGACCTTTATCCGGACCCTGAGCGGACGGCGGGCGTCACAGGGCGGTAAGGACCACACCTCCCACCGGCTGGTGCTGATGGGATTCACTGAAAAAGGCGCCGTCGCGTTTTTGTATGTTATCGGGCTCGTCTCCGGTCTGGCAGCCGTCTTTGTCGGCCATACCGATACGCTCACCTCCCCGGTGGTGATCATTCCCCTGGCAGTTTCGCTCCTGTTCATCGGGATATACATGGCCCAGCTCAGGATATACCCGGAAAAAGAATTTTCACTGCTGCGCAACCACGCCTATACCCCCATACTGCTCGAGCTGACGTATAAAAAACAGATTCTGCTGGTACTGCTGGATTTCTGCCTTATTGCATTTTCCTACTATCTGGCTTATCGCATACGATTTTCCGGAGATGCTTTTGCCTTTTATTTCAAAAGTTTTCTCAGATCATTGCCGGCAGTCATCGCCTGCAAGATCGTTATTTTCTTTATTATCGGGATTTATCGCGGCATCTGGCGCTATATGAGCGTCAACGATGTACTGGTGTACATCAGGGCCTCTTTTCTGGCATCCCTGCTTTCAATCTCCGCGGTAACTTTTATCTACCGGTTTGAGGATTTTTCAAAAGGAATCTTTTTCATCGACTGGTTATTGTCAACCGCCCTGCTGCTCGGAACCCGCGGTTCATTCCGACTGTTTATCGATACCATTCGAAGAAAGACCCTGGCCGGTGATTCCATCATCATCTACGGGGCCGGTCTGGGCGGAGAAATTCTGCTGAGGGAAATTCTGAACAACAAAAATCTGCACTTGAAACCGATCGGCTTTATCGATGATGACATATTGAAAAGCGGTAAAAAGATTCAGGGCTTTCCCATTCTCGGCCAATACGGCGATCTGGACGCCCTGTGTCTCAAATATCCCGTCAGCGGCATACTGGTATCATTCCGCGATCCGGAGCCCGGGCAGTATGCCCGGTTAACACAGTTCTGCGAAGACAACGGACTGTTCCTGAAACGATTTTCCGTCTGCATCGACCCTGTGGATTTGCAAAGAAAGCAAACGGCAGCATAG